The Solenopsis invicta isolate M01_SB chromosome 1, UNIL_Sinv_3.0, whole genome shotgun sequence DNA segment tttctataatttaataactttatcaGATTTTGTATacgaatttaacatttttgagaaatactcaggaagtctacatcttttctcagaattttttttttttttatatatgttgaaaaattttgagaaaatatttagaCTTTCTGAGTacttctgaaaaatgtttcaagtcgtacaaaaattataagaaaaattttcattggcgacaaaatataaattttgtcaatCGCGTAGAATGGCGTCAACAACGACCTCTGCTCACATACATCGTTCCATGTATGTATGCAAGCATGTTGaaactacactgagaaaaagatcaaaatttatttgtgggatataactttatttcactaagtctttatttaaatatgaagaaataaaattttatccctaacaaataaaccaattaatgcaatcaaacaaaatatatttcacaaaaatgtaCGTTTTGTCATCAGAAgtttttttataaccaataaattttcaaagGAAGCGTCACGATGAATGGCATTGCGATTCGATTTTCTTTTCTCAGCGTATCGTAGGAAAGCAACTCGATAATTCGATAAAAGGGAAAATAGAGGAGAGATGATTGTTACGACATACCGATGAATCGTTGCAACAACCGTTCGTCCAGTGATTCACACAGCATTCCCGGACTACCGATATCCCGATTCAATGCGCACGCGACTCGCGGTTGGTCGTTGGCGTTGTTAGAACGAGCGAGACGCTCGCTCGGCATGGCCTAAATCTCCTCGTCCGATTGGGAGAATTCGTCTTCCGGACAtgactattaaaaaattattccgGATGCTCGTTTTCGAGGATCGAGAAAAGAGAGGCGTCCTAACAGTTTCAACGTCAATCATCAGACAAACGCTGACGTTGCATGACGCTGGGCGACAACGGTCGCGATGATTGTGTCAACGTTGCGAGTGCAAACATATTAATTAACGTGACGTTACGGCGCACGCACTAGCTCCGCCGTTCGTCGGCACGCATCAACTCGTATACttttattaccttttttttacGCGAATACGTACCAAACGCCAGGCGTGATCTCGCTCCGCGACTCCAAGAATTCGACGCGGGAAATGAGCGTTCGCGCATGCGCGCGCCCTCTGTACCGCTACCGCTTCCGCGGTATCCCGCTCTCCGTTGCTTTCAATACATTATCCAATGGTTATGATCTTGGATAATAATCGAATGCCAGTGCGACAGCGGCCGCGATTTTACAGTCTTATTGCAAGAGTATAATGTTCATCTAGCGAGTGATCAATCCTCGACGTGATGATGAAAACGCGAAGTGAATTTCGTTTCGCTTCGAACTcgtcgcgacgcggcgcgaAAGGAATAGCgtccgtgcgcgcgcgcatagTATTTGAGATCATggagcataaaaaaaaactagaggTCGTaacacgtaaaaaaaatgagCAACAGAACATGTCGGTAaagttgtaattataattatacttgtTTATTGCATACTAAAACGctatgtttcaaaatttattgccagcgctgaaaatctataatgcatgtaacgtaaattacagaatttcaacgCTGAATTCTAGAACACAACCGCGACTTCAGCCATTTCCAGCGGCATCAGTGTGTTTCTATTCTGTGATTGGGCCTAAACCCGCGTACCATTGGCTGAAGCGTTAGTTATTGCTTTGCTATTGGATGCGACGGATAGAGAGCGCGCCCATACGGGCTACTTGGGTAACAGAGATCGCCATTATTCATTCTGTATTCTTTCCAATTCTTTCGCCACGTGTGACGTGGACTGCTCGGTGATTCTTGTTGTTTGCGGTTGTTTGTATCGTATTTGTAGGTTACTTTGCTAGAAATTAtcttatatatcttatatatgtcccaaaattatatcataaatatatatatagcacGTGAATTTTGAAGTATTTATACAATTGCTTTATGGATGCGAAAACGATTTTGTGGTTtcaaatatgattatttttcgTACCTGACAATAATTTAGGTTAGTATGATTTTTCaagacatgtatttttttatttttaataattaagtattatacgtcttttcgaaattttaaacataatcgattttataaatatttcaacgaAGAGCAGTGTACATTTTGTTTGTTCAATGATAATTTCTAAAACGGaacttgttatttttatttcagaagaTAACAGTATTCTACTGAtactctaataaatataatagaagaaaaatgtCAGATGACCCGAGCTTGTATAGATTGGAGGGGACTGATGGAAATGAAGCAGGTGGTCTGGTCATACGTAAGAAAACTTCAGATCATACTTTTAAGAAACCTTCCATACTAGGTCTTGACAAGCTCGCAGAACGTAAAAGAAGGGAGCAGTCACAGGAACCTACCAGCTCAAAATCCAACAAAGAGGGAAAAGATAGAAGATATCGATCTTACGAGGAGGAGACTCCTACTCATACTGGAGGTGTCAATTCTGAAGCTCAACGGAGATTAGAGTCGCGGCTCAAGCGTCAACGATTAAGTGCGGATGATAGAAATTCTAGAAATGATAGAAATTCATATAAAGGTCGCGACAGAGATAGAGACAGAAGGAGGGATCGGGACAGAGAGAGTCGGGGTAGAGATAGTAGTATAAGGCAAACGCCTCTTAGATTCAAAGACGAGCCCCAAACGCCAAAATTCCGGACGAAAGATCCGACTTCTAAGAGCAATTGGGATGATGACGAGGACGAAGAGCCGAAACGATCGAGCTGGGATCATCCGACGCCTAATCTATATGGCAACAGAGATGGTCGCGACAGCGTCAGAAGTGAATTTACTCCGTCCTACAAGTACAACTCGTGGAATAAAGATTTCAAGAGTTCCGGTACTACTCCAATGATAGATGGAGAGGAGAAGGAACTGTGGGAAGAGGAACAGCAACGACTGGACAGAGAATGGTACGCATTAGACGATGGAGAAAATAAGGCTTTTGCCAATGTATCTGAAGAATATACGCGGAAAAAGGAAATGGAGTTGGAGGCTAGGAGGCAGAAACGCCTTTCTGCTCAACAACGACAGATAAACAAGGACAATGAATTATGGGAGCGTAACCGTATGTTGACATCTGGAGTTGTGAGCTCATTGGACCACGATGACGATCCTGACGATGAAGGAGAGGCAAGAGTACACTTGCTAGTCCACAACGTAGTCCCACCGTTTCTGGACGGACGTATCGTGTTTACAAAGCAACCGGAACCAGTCGTACCTGTCCGAGATCCCACTTCCGACATGGCTCTGGTAGCGAGGAAAGGTTCGGCGCTAGTCAAAGCTTATCGTGAACAAAAGGAGAGACGTAGGGCGCAAAAGAAACATTGGGAATTGGCTGGTACACATATTGGCAACATCATGGGTGTACATGATCGACGTAAAGACGACAAGGAGCACGCAGGACAAGAAACAGACTTCAAGGCTGGGCAAAAATATGCTCGACATATAGGATCGGGAGAAGTGACGGGGGAAGCTAGACACAGATCTATACAGCACCAAAGAAGAAGTCTTCCTGTGTTCGCAGTACGTCAAGAACTGCTGAACGTTATCAGAGAGAACAGCGTCGTTGTAATAGTAGGCGAAACTGGTAGCGGTAAAACTACACAATTAACGCAGTATCTTCACGAAGATGGCTACAGTCGCCATGGTATAATTGGTTGTACACAGCCTAGAAGGGTTGCTGCCATGTCCGTTGCGAAAAGGGTATCAGATGAGATGGCTACTGCTCTAGGTGACAAGGTCGGATATGCGATACGTTTCGAAGACTGTACTTCAAAAGATGTAAGTAACAAAAGTCATAATCTTAACATCATATACATTACcgctaattaatttcaatacacTGATACCcgaattgtttgattttttggAAAGTAATGGATAATAGAAGCTATTTTGTGAtgaatatagatttatttaggcaaataaacatgttttgtatttatatacattgtttacAAAGAAATGGAGCCTTGATTTCCCTAAATTTTTCTTCCATTGAAATATCCACCCAAAATTCTTAAACAGTGTATGAATCCGTTTCAAAATAACATTGAACACATATCTGATATTATTACAAGCACCTTATGCCTTATGCGCGTATCTTATTTCCAAAGATCAGATACTAACCAGTTGTTAGCTCCTTTTCttcaaaaactaaaattttcaatgattttttttataaataatgtataaatatgataCATGCAAGTGTTGAAAGTGTTCATAATAACGAGTAAACTTATTTCAATGCAAAATATACATATCACGTtcattttttatggaaaaatcaACGAATCTGAAAGTGTATTGAAATTAATGAGCAGTAGTGTattttgtctaaaattaaaatttctgtactttttgatatataacacataaattttacttttacagaCAGTTATCAAATATATGACCGATGGTATTTTACTGAGAGAAAGTTTGAGAGAAGGAGATTTGGATCGTTACAGCGTGATTATAATGGACGAAGCTCATGAACGATCGCTTTCCACCGACGTATTATTTGGTCTTCTTAGAGAGGTATAGTTCGCGTTTTTAGCTCGTATTATTCGAatattgtcatataaaaaaaaaacagttttctcaatttagaaatgtttttcaGGTTGTTGCTAGACGACACGATTTGAAGTTAATTGTCACTTCCGCAACAATGGACTCCAGCAAATTCTCCGCTTTCTTTGGTAACGCGGCAACATTCCAAATACCTGGACGCACGTTCCCCGTCGAAGTGGTACATGCGAAGAATCCGGTCGAGGATTATGTGGACGCAGCTGTAAAACAGGTCCTTCAAATTCATTTACAGCCTAAAAGCGGCGATGTATTAGTCTTTATGCCCGGTCAAGAAGACATTGAAGTCACTTGCGAAGCTCTGAAGGAACGTTTAGCTGAAATCGAATCGGCTCCACCTCTTTCCATACTGCCTATTTATTCACAACTACCATCAGACTTGCAGGCAAAGATTTTTCAACGATCCGAAGGAGGTCTTCGCAAATGCGTCGTAGCGACCAATATAGCGGAAACGTCGCTAACTGTTGATGGAATCGTCTTCGTTGTTGACTCGGGATATTGTAAGTTAAAAGTGTATAATCCTCGAATAGGTATGGATGCTCTGCAAGTATATCCCGTGTCGAGAGCCAACGCTGATCAAAGGCAAGGCAGAGCCGGTCGTACCGGTCCAGGTCAATGTCACAGATTGTACACGCGAAGACAATACTTGGACGAATTATTACTAACGGGAGTTCCCGAGATACAACGTACGAATTTAGCTAACACAGTACTGCTATTGAAATCGCTGGGAGTTCAAGACTTATTGGCATTCCATTTCATGGATCCACCGCCACAAGATAACATATTGAACTCATTATATCAGTTGTGGATCTTGGGAGCGCTTGACCATACCGGACGCTTGACTCCCTTAGGACGACAAATGGCCGAGTTTCCTTTGGACCCACCGCAATGTCAAATGCTTATAGTCGCATCTCAACTCGGCTGTACCGCAGACATCCTCATTATCGTCTCTATGCTTTCGGTTCCATCGATCTTCTATCGACCAAAGGGACGCGAAGAGGATTCAGATTCGGCACGCGAAAAATTCCAGGTGCCAGAATCAGATCATCTgacatatttaaatgtatataatcagTGGAAAGCAAACGGTTACTCGAGTTCCTGGTGTAATGATCACTTCATACATGCGAAGGCGATGCGCAAGGTACGGGAGGTACGGTCACAACTCGAAGAAATTCTGAAGCAACAAAAGATGGATGTCGTTAGTTGCGGCACCGACTGGGACATCGTACGGAAATGTATTTGCTCTGCCTACTTTCATCAAGCAGCGCGCTTGAAGGGTATCGGCGAGTACGTCAATTGCCGTACCGGAATGCCTTGCCATCTGCATCCTACTTCTGCGCTGTTCGGCATGGGTTTCACACCTGACTATGTTGTATACCACGAACTTGTAATGACCGCCAAGGAATACATGCAATGCGTCACTGCGGTAGATGGTCACTGGTTGGCTGAATTGGGCCCAATGTTCTTCAGTGTGAAAGAGACCGGTCGAAGCGGTCGTGCGAAACGACGACAAGCGATGCAACATCTCCATGAGATGGAGCATCAAATGAAGGAGGCCGAGGAAGAGATGAAAGCACGCGCTCAAGAACAACTCGAACGAGAACAGGCGTCAGTCCGAAAGAAGGAGATTTTAACGCCTGGTATTAGAGAACCAGGTACCCCTGCTCCATATCGTAACACACCCGGAAGATTAGGATTGTAATCGGtctttttatgtacattttacattagaatatttgtttaatgtaataaGCATTTCTTACTgtaatacaaaagttattatgtatgaaatgacaaaaaaatagacataatttgaaaatttatcgcTGTAGCTACAGCATcagtgataatatttttaatcttaatgatctttgaattatttttattaggtTCCATTTTTTGCAGCACAaacaatacataattataatgtacaaatacactatctttattttcagattAGGTGACAATTttgattctaaaaataataaatatatgtataagaattaaaattttgtagatGATTACCAATATTGTACAAAgtatattacgtatataaaatattatcattggATGTGATATGTGTAAcactttttgtaaataaaataattattttaatattgacaaaatatttctgGTCATAGTTTCTGCAGCCATTTACTTGTGAGTAAATTTTTGTGCTTATCTAATGAGTCATAGAGAAAAATCATTGGTATAACCAATGATCAATCATTAATGTGTACATTAATAGACACGCGTAATAAAACATCCAAAAATTTACGTATGTTTATTAACATAGACGTTAACGATACAATCGATAATATATCCATTCTTTTAGTTTAAGTgaaataattacacaaaataaatacattatatatttctcTGCACTCGTATTAGCAATTTATTCCTTTCTTTCCAgtaagcaattattttttaaccgATTCTATCGGATggtttaacaagtaataatcaattacttaataataaatttatataattgtggaaaagaaacaaaatatatatgtgtgtgtatatatacatatatacatacatacatatgcatatatatatatattatatacatacacacacacatacacacgccacaaaatataattaaatgcaatttacgagtgttattctttaaaatgtctaaatgaaaataattcataaaataagtGATGTTGATCTATACGCGAATTAAGACTTCGcgatgtaaaatatataaaataactattataatgaaaaaatggCACATAAGATAGACCacgtttttaaattgataaaattagtGTCTTTAGTTCTGAAAATTTCACTATTTCAGAAATACTATTTCGATTTTtacaattgttaattatttaaagaatatatcaTTAGTTATAAACTGATCAAAATGGCAGTGTATTAACTgcttttcataaaaatgaaagtaGGCTCAAGTATTTTAATCAGCATTAAACCATTGGCCATTCATTCGTTATTTATAATTGAATTGAGGCTAAGAATTATGTACAGAACTCTCAagtcatttttgaaaattatgaaaagtagACGGATATAGATGTCCTTTGTACAAATACAGTCAAATAGTTTCAgctttttaaattacttaaaagcCTTAATATGGATTGGCTACGAGATTTGAGGGATCTCGGTCCCAACCCGCAGGTTTGTTGAAGACTTGCTTGTCCAcgttttataatagtgatacATACGTCATCCTTCTCATCCAATCCTGTGtgtaattcatatttttcaaattctgtTAGAACCGCATCTAAATTCTCAACTCTTTCTGATAGTAATACAGCTACTTCTCTCCAAGtctataatacaataaataaaaatttattatattgaagttccataaatatcttataaaacaatgttagaaagttatttataacattttgtttattatatattttactacgTATTAAAACGTTACGattatcgatttaaaaaaatttaccttGGTCTCATTGGTCTCGTTTATCATATTTGActcgatttttttattatatttcttcttatttttcttttgcgaTTGTGCGCCTGGTTCTGATTGTACTGCATATGCACAGCATATTGCGCTGATGATTGCTAAAGATTCGCTACAAGTTGAAGCTCtaagtaaaaagtttttaaaagataCTGGTTTATCTCGTTCAGGAATAGGTAATGTTTGCAAACAAGGAGTTGTTCGTAGCATCTGTATGCAATCAAAGTCTGGACAATGAGAGTGAGACAGTGATTTTGCAAGGCACGCTATAGTCCTTAATTGTTCAGAATGAT contains these protein-coding regions:
- the LOC105202064 gene encoding pre-mRNA-splicing factor ATP-dependent RNA helicase PRP16, with product MSDDPSLYRLEGTDGNEAGGLVIRKKTSDHTFKKPSILGLDKLAERKRREQSQEPTSSKSNKEGKDRRYRSYEEETPTHTGGVNSEAQRRLESRLKRQRLSADDRNSRNDRNSYKGRDRDRDRRRDRDRESRGRDSSIRQTPLRFKDEPQTPKFRTKDPTSKSNWDDDEDEEPKRSSWDHPTPNLYGNRDGRDSVRSEFTPSYKYNSWNKDFKSSGTTPMIDGEEKELWEEEQQRLDREWYALDDGENKAFANVSEEYTRKKEMELEARRQKRLSAQQRQINKDNELWERNRMLTSGVVSSLDHDDDPDDEGEARVHLLVHNVVPPFLDGRIVFTKQPEPVVPVRDPTSDMALVARKGSALVKAYREQKERRRAQKKHWELAGTHIGNIMGVHDRRKDDKEHAGQETDFKAGQKYARHIGSGEVTGEARHRSIQHQRRSLPVFAVRQELLNVIRENSVVVIVGETGSGKTTQLTQYLHEDGYSRHGIIGCTQPRRVAAMSVAKRVSDEMATALGDKVGYAIRFEDCTSKDTVIKYMTDGILLRESLREGDLDRYSVIIMDEAHERSLSTDVLFGLLREVVARRHDLKLIVTSATMDSSKFSAFFGNAATFQIPGRTFPVEVVHAKNPVEDYVDAAVKQVLQIHLQPKSGDVLVFMPGQEDIEVTCEALKERLAEIESAPPLSILPIYSQLPSDLQAKIFQRSEGGLRKCVVATNIAETSLTVDGIVFVVDSGYCKLKVYNPRIGMDALQVYPVSRANADQRQGRAGRTGPGQCHRLYTRRQYLDELLLTGVPEIQRTNLANTVLLLKSLGVQDLLAFHFMDPPPQDNILNSLYQLWILGALDHTGRLTPLGRQMAEFPLDPPQCQMLIVASQLGCTADILIIVSMLSVPSIFYRPKGREEDSDSAREKFQVPESDHLTYLNVYNQWKANGYSSSWCNDHFIHAKAMRKVREVRSQLEEILKQQKMDVVSCGTDWDIVRKCICSAYFHQAARLKGIGEYVNCRTGMPCHLHPTSALFGMGFTPDYVVYHELVMTAKEYMQCVTAVDGHWLAELGPMFFSVKETGRSGRAKRRQAMQHLHEMEHQMKEAEEEMKARAQEQLEREQASVRKKEILTPGIREPGTPAPYRNTPGRLGL